A region from the Lolium perenne isolate Kyuss_39 chromosome 4, Kyuss_2.0, whole genome shotgun sequence genome encodes:
- the LOC127346813 gene encoding serpin-Z2A-like, protein MGHAVAEGLAVGVDATRGSLATRHVAPRRPDGVAMPRARPSASDGAPLTATARRGQTPRAATPRDEVLAVLGAVSRDEVAGVVRAVAEGVLAAADEDPSRPLVVTTACGVWCQKDWSLKPAYRQAVVESYKAEVRALDFVRKAEDSREEINSWVAEATKKLITSVLPPGSVHVDTRLVLTNAIYFKGEWEKAFRRSGTKEHTFYRHDGTTVRVPFMAGSGSCKYMVSCYDGFKVLKLPYKQGKNGGGVRYSMCIFLPTARDGLRSLANQMSSGGPSFLFDHLPTRPKSMTRFGLPKFKLSFFCSMKEVLKSLGLRAAFGNADLSDMVEANSSDISVEDMFHKAVIEVNEEGTEAAASTAVTVILQSCRPPMDFVADHPFAFFIVEEVSGAVLFAGHVIDPSKKTDS, encoded by the exons ATGGGCCATGCAGTCGCCGAGggcctggccgtcggcgtagacgcCACACGTGGCAGCCTCGCGACGCGCCACGTCGCCCCACGGCGCCCAGATGGCGTGGCTATGCCGAGGGCACGACCGTCGGCGTCTGATGGAGCACCGTTAACGGCGACGGCGCGCCGTGGCCAAACACCGAGGGCAGCTACGCCGAGG GACGAGGTCCTAGCCGTGCTCGGCGCCGTTTCGCGTGACGAGGTCGCGGGAGTCGTGCGAGCCGTGGCGGAGggcgtcctcgccgccgccgacgaAGATCCGTCAAGGCCGCTGGTCGTTACGACCGCGTGCGGTGTGTGGTGTCAGAAGGATTGGTCGCTCAAGCCGGCCTACCGGCAGGCCGTCGTTGAGTCCTACAAGGCGGAAGTACGCGCCCTTGACTTTGTAAGAAAG GCAGAGGATTCAAGGGAGGAGATCAACAGCTGGGTCGCGGAGGCCACGAAGAAACTAATCACTTCCGTCCTCCCGCCTGGCTCCGTGCACGTCGACACCAGGCTCGTGCTCACCAATGCCATCTACTTCAAAGGCGAGTGGGAGAAGGCCTTCCGCCGGAGCGGCACCAAAGAGCACACGTTCTACCGCCACGACGGCACCACCGTCCGCGTGCCATTCATGGCCGGAAGCGGAAGCTGCAAGTACATGGTGTCATGCTACGACGGGTTCAAGGTGCTCAAGCTCCCGTACAAGCAGGGGAAGAATGGCGGCGGGGTACGGTACTCAATGTGCATCTTCCTCCCAACCGCGCGGGACGGGCTGCGTAGCCTTGCCAACCAGATGTCGTCTGGCGGCCCAAGCTTCTTGTTTGACCACCTTCCCACGAGGCCAAAGAGCATGACCAGGTTCGGTCTCCCCAAGTTCAAGTTGTCCTTCTTCTGCAGCATGAAGGAAGTTCTCAAGAGCTTGGGGCTCCGGGCGGCATTCGGCAACGCCGATCTGTCTGACATGGTGGAGGCCAATTCCAGCGATATTTCGGTGGAAGATATGTTCCACAAAGCAGTAATTGAAGTAAACGAAGAAGGAACCGAGGCGGCCGCCTCCACGGCGGTCACCGTGATTCTTCAGAGCTGCAGACCTCCTATGGACTTCGTCGCGGACCACCCTTTTGCTTTCTTCATCGTGGAGGAGGTGTCCGGTGCGGTGCTCTTCGCCGGCCACGTCATTGACCCTTCAAAGAAAACGGACTCATAA